One genomic region from Nocardia vinacea encodes:
- the rlmN gene encoding 23S rRNA (adenine(2503)-C(2))-methyltransferase RlmN: protein MTVSLPLVFDAPRRGMPPRHLADLDADGRKAAVEELGLPRFRADQIARQYYGRLQADPELMTDLPATVREKVGAALFPPLMSVVKHVACDGGETRKTLWRAGDGTLLESVLMRYPDRATLCISSQAGCGMACPFCATGQGGLNRNLSTAEIVDQVRAAAAAMRDGEVSGGPGRLSNIVFMGMGEPLANYKRVVAAVRRITEPAPDGFGISQRNVVVSTVGLAPAIRKLADEDLSVTLAVSLHTPDDELRDTLVPVNNRWPVAEVLDAARYYADKSGRRVSIEYALIRDINDQPWRADMLGAKLHKALGSRVHVNVIPLNPTPGSKWDASPKPVEQEFVRRVNAQGVPCTVRDTRGQEIAAACGQLAAEG, encoded by the coding sequence ATGACCGTCTCCCTGCCCCTCGTCTTCGATGCTCCGCGCCGTGGCATGCCGCCGCGGCACCTCGCCGACCTCGATGCCGATGGGCGCAAGGCCGCGGTCGAGGAGCTCGGTCTGCCGAGGTTCCGCGCCGACCAGATCGCGCGCCAGTACTACGGCCGCCTGCAGGCCGATCCGGAGCTGATGACCGATCTGCCCGCCACTGTGCGCGAAAAGGTCGGCGCGGCGCTGTTTCCGCCGCTGATGTCGGTGGTCAAGCATGTCGCGTGCGATGGCGGCGAGACGCGAAAGACCCTGTGGCGTGCGGGTGATGGCACCTTGCTGGAGAGCGTGTTGATGCGCTATCCGGACCGCGCCACCCTCTGCATCTCCAGCCAGGCCGGCTGCGGTATGGCGTGCCCGTTCTGTGCCACCGGTCAGGGCGGCCTCAACCGCAATCTCTCCACCGCCGAAATCGTCGACCAGGTCCGTGCCGCGGCCGCTGCCATGCGTGACGGCGAGGTCTCGGGTGGTCCGGGCCGCCTGTCCAATATCGTCTTCATGGGCATGGGTGAACCGCTGGCCAATTACAAGCGGGTGGTCGCCGCGGTTCGTCGCATCACCGAACCCGCGCCCGACGGCTTCGGTATTTCTCAGCGCAACGTGGTCGTTTCCACCGTCGGCTTGGCTCCGGCCATTCGCAAGCTCGCCGACGAGGACCTCTCGGTGACCCTCGCGGTGTCGCTGCACACCCCCGACGACGAACTGCGCGACACCCTGGTGCCGGTGAACAACCGATGGCCGGTCGCCGAGGTCCTCGATGCCGCCCGCTACTACGCCGATAAGAGCGGTCGCCGGGTTTCCATCGAATACGCGCTGATCCGCGATATCAACGACCAGCCGTGGCGCGCGGACATGCTCGGCGCGAAACTGCACAAGGCCCTTGGCTCCCGCGTACACGTGAACGTCATCCCGCTGAACCCGACGCCGGGCAGCAAGTGGGATGCCAGCCCGAAACCTGTTGAGCAGGAATTCGTTCGGCGCGTCAACGCGCAGGGCGTTCCGTGCACCGTGCGCGATACGCGGGGTCAGGAAATCGCCGCGGCATGCGGGCAGTTGGCCGCAGAGGGCTAG
- a CDS encoding phosphatidate cytidylyltransferase: MNATAQQQNSDESAAPASRAGRNLPAALAVGFGLGLSLIAILLFVPKVFIGVAAAGVGVATWEVAKRLREADVLVPRIPLIVGGQAVFWLGWPWGASGVAGAFAATTLICMVWRLFDHGLQTAPRNFLRDTAITIFTLAWIPLLASFATLLLLEPDGNLRVLTFMILVVCSDVGGYVAGVLFGRHPMVPAISPKKSWEGFCGSLVFSVIGGLLTVTLLLEANSMIGVVLGVGLVLVATVGDLIESQVKRELGIKDMGTLLPGHGGIMDRLDSMLPSAFVSWLVLSSLI, translated from the coding sequence GTGAATGCCACAGCCCAGCAACAGAACTCGGACGAATCCGCAGCTCCCGCCTCGCGCGCCGGCCGCAACCTGCCCGCCGCCTTGGCTGTCGGGTTCGGTCTCGGGCTCTCGCTCATCGCGATCCTGCTGTTCGTGCCGAAGGTATTCATCGGCGTCGCGGCCGCCGGAGTCGGCGTCGCGACCTGGGAGGTTGCCAAGCGGCTGCGGGAGGCGGATGTCCTCGTCCCGCGGATCCCGCTCATCGTCGGCGGTCAGGCAGTGTTCTGGCTCGGCTGGCCGTGGGGCGCCAGCGGCGTGGCGGGCGCCTTTGCCGCGACCACGCTGATCTGCATGGTGTGGCGCCTTTTCGATCACGGCTTGCAGACCGCGCCGCGAAACTTCTTGCGCGACACCGCGATCACGATCTTCACTCTGGCCTGGATTCCGCTGCTCGCCTCGTTCGCGACGCTGCTGCTGCTCGAGCCCGACGGCAACCTGCGGGTGCTGACCTTCATGATCCTGGTGGTCTGCTCCGATGTCGGCGGTTACGTGGCGGGTGTGCTGTTCGGGCGGCATCCGATGGTGCCCGCGATCAGCCCGAAGAAGTCCTGGGAGGGCTTCTGCGGTTCGCTGGTGTTCAGCGTGATCGGCGGTCTGCTGACGGTGACCCTGCTGCTGGAAGCCAATTCGATGATCGGCGTGGTGCTCGGCGTCGGCCTGGTACTGGTCGCGACCGTCGGCGATCTCATCGAATCCCAGGTCAAGCGGGAACTGGGCATCAAGGATATGGGCACCCTGCTGCCCGGCCACGGCGGCATCATGGACCGCCTCGATTCGATGCTGCCCTCGGCCTTCGTGTCGTGGCTGGTGCTCAGCAGCTTGATCTAG
- a CDS encoding LapA family protein produces MTSHAESSEPERTEDVAPASTGRKPVEPTGRKSLVKSRTGDTWVALVAATLIGIVLLIFILQNLEQQRVDLLFWSFSMPVGIMMLLSVIAGALVMALVGGVRIIQLRHAAKR; encoded by the coding sequence ATGACCAGTCACGCCGAGTCTTCCGAGCCGGAGCGCACCGAAGATGTCGCACCTGCGTCGACCGGCCGTAAGCCGGTAGAGCCGACCGGTCGCAAATCGCTGGTGAAGAGCCGGACCGGTGACACTTGGGTCGCCCTGGTCGCCGCGACGCTGATCGGGATCGTGCTGCTGATCTTCATCCTGCAGAACCTGGAACAGCAGCGGGTGGATCTGTTGTTCTGGAGCTTCTCCATGCCGGTCGGCATCATGATGCTGCTGTCGGTGATCGCCGGTGCGCTGGTGATGGCGCTCGTCGGGGGGGTGCGGATCATTCAGCTCCGGCACGCTGCGAAGCGCTAG
- a CDS encoding type II toxin-antitoxin system HipA family toxin: MTTPNDLADLRAIDNADVYKAGRLAGQLRRERDDVVFTYAEPYSADPTTPPVALTLPKRTGTYRATGGSVPAFFAGLLPEGLRLTAITTAARTSEDDHFSILLAVGADTIGDVQVLPAGTVPSDPLPLFDQTDTTNADFATLFTRATSTDAGELDRTALPGVQIKVSAQMISAPVSTTRGPAILKLNPPEYPYMVENENFFLDMADACGIRVPDHQLVTDQNGRTALFIDRFDRVIERGETRRLAQEDACQVLGRYPAAKYRITLQEAIKALADAVVTGHGSHPLATLHMLEIAAFSYLIGNGDLHGKNLSIRQNPDGIWEVIPAYDLLCTQPYLSWRDPMAISLYGRDTKLAHRWWAEAATRLGVTTRAVNRSLARIVDASESWTNRVAEVGFDDKTTHRLAALITERRKELQQSST; the protein is encoded by the coding sequence GTGACCACACCGAACGACCTTGCCGACCTTCGCGCCATCGACAATGCCGATGTCTACAAGGCCGGGCGGCTCGCCGGACAATTACGCCGTGAACGCGACGACGTCGTGTTCACCTATGCCGAGCCCTATTCCGCCGATCCGACGACACCACCGGTCGCCTTGACCTTGCCGAAGCGGACAGGGACATACCGGGCGACCGGAGGCTCGGTCCCGGCATTTTTCGCGGGCCTGCTACCCGAGGGCCTGCGCCTGACTGCGATCACGACCGCCGCACGGACCAGCGAGGACGACCATTTCAGCATTCTGCTGGCCGTCGGCGCCGACACCATCGGCGACGTCCAGGTGCTGCCCGCAGGAACCGTCCCCTCCGACCCACTACCCCTGTTCGACCAGACCGACACCACGAACGCGGATTTCGCGACACTGTTCACCCGCGCCACCTCCACCGACGCCGGCGAACTCGACCGCACCGCGCTACCCGGAGTCCAGATCAAGGTCTCCGCACAAATGATTTCGGCTCCGGTCTCCACCACACGAGGCCCGGCCATTCTCAAACTCAACCCACCCGAGTACCCGTACATGGTCGAGAACGAGAACTTCTTCCTCGACATGGCCGACGCGTGTGGTATCCGAGTTCCCGACCACCAGCTCGTCACCGACCAAAACGGCCGCACTGCACTGTTCATCGACCGGTTCGATCGCGTCATCGAGCGCGGCGAAACCCGCCGTCTGGCGCAGGAAGACGCCTGCCAGGTCCTGGGGCGGTACCCGGCCGCCAAGTACCGAATCACGTTGCAGGAAGCCATCAAAGCCCTTGCCGACGCAGTAGTCACAGGCCACGGCTCACATCCTCTGGCCACATTGCACATGCTCGAAATCGCCGCATTCAGCTACCTCATCGGCAACGGCGACCTGCACGGTAAGAATCTGTCGATCCGGCAGAACCCCGACGGCATCTGGGAAGTCATCCCCGCCTACGACCTGCTGTGCACCCAGCCGTACCTGAGCTGGCGTGACCCCATGGCCATTTCGCTGTACGGACGCGACACAAAGCTCGCCCACCGCTGGTGGGCAGAAGCAGCCACCCGCCTCGGCGTCACAACACGAGCTGTCAACCGCAGCCTGGCGCGGATCGTCGACGCATCGGAATCTTGGACCAACCGGGTCGCGGAAGTCGGCTTCGACGACAAGACCACGCACCGCCTGGCAGCCCTCATAACGGAACGACGCAAAGAGCTCCAACAATCCTCGACATGA